GCGGGCCCCAACCCGGCGAGGCGGTGGAAGGCCCGGACCCCGTGCATGCGAGACGTGGCGCCGGGGTCGGCCGACAGGACCGCAACGCCGAGACCGCGCGCCCGCAGCCCGGCGACGAGCCCGGCGAGGAGCGCCTCGTCGCCGACGTTGCCGGCCCCGTAGTAACCGCTGAGCAGCACCCTCACGCTCAGCGCCTCAGGCGGACGGCCGCTGGCCGTGGGCGTCGGCTGGGGCGCTCCGCAACCAGGCGGTCACGAGCCGGGTGGCCAGGCCGGCGAGGGGCGCCAGGACCGCCCCGACGACGATCCCCACCAGCAGCGCGACGGCCGTCCGCTCGAGCGAGATCAGGAGAGGCGTGTGGTAGTGACTGAACGAGTTGAGGACGCTCGCCTGCGCCACCACCCCTCCGGTGAGGAGCAAGCCGCGCAACCACGCGGGCCAGCCCGGCAGGGCAAGGGCGAGGATGGCGAGCGGATGGCCGAGCAACTCCTTGAACCGCGGGCGCGCCACGAACTCGCCCAGGAGCGAGCGCAGCGTCAACTCGAACTGGCTCACGCCGATGACGGGGTCGTTGCCGCGCCTAAGCAGCACGACCAACACCGCCGCGACAACGACGAGCCCCAGCGCCACGTGCGAGAAGGTGATGTGGGTCGTGAGCATCTGCTTGAGCCAGAGCACGGGCCGCTTCAGCCTGAGCAGGTACGCCGCCAAGAACATGGCGGGCGGGACGACGAGGGTGAGCCCCACCCCGGAGAACGGCCGGATGGCCAGGAGCGTGTCGCGCTCGCTACCGACGGCCGCCAGCAGCAGCGCTCCGGCGAGGCTCACGAGGGTCGCGCCGAGGATGGCCGGCAGCCGCTCCTTGAACGTCAGGTAGCCGAGGGTGGGGAAGACGAGCGCCGCCAACAGGGCAACGGCGTCCCAGGAGGCGCCGGCGAAGTAGACGGCCGCGCCGACCACCAGGGCCATGGCGGCGAGTCCCAACGGCGCTGGGAAGCGGCGCGCCAGCAGCGCCACGCCCGCCAGCACCCCTATGGCGGCGAGGGCGCGCAGCCAACCTGTCGTGACGTAGCTCGTCTCGAGGCTCGAGAGGGTGCCGACGCGGTAACCCTGCGCCGTGAGCGTCTTCGTGAGCGAGGAGACCAGCCTCTCGGTGTTCTCGATCGGGTCGCCCAGCTCGACCGTGGTGTATGGCCGCAGGTAGAGGAGCCGCACGTTGCGCTCCTGGACGGCGAGGAGGTACTTGTCGACGAGGTCGGCGGGGCGCAGGCGCCTGTCGATGTAGTCCTGGTTGAAGCTGAGGAGCCGCACGGTGGGCACCCGCCCGGCAACCTTCGCCATCCCGCTCTGGGGCGTGCCCTCGATGACGGCCGTGTAATGCCCTTGGGAGGCGGCGACCAGCTCCTCGAGGCCCGCCGGCCAGCCCGCCAGTTGCGTGCCGGCGTGCACCAGGTAGGTGGCGGCGGCGGGGAAGTCGCTCCCCACCCCCTCCGTGCGGTAGGGCGCGTTGCGGGGCCGGTAGGCGATGTCGAAGCCCGCCGCCCGCCAGAGCTCGAGCTGCGCCTCGTCCGGACCGGCCGGAAGCACGTTCTTCACGTCGCCGGGCCACAGGTACCAGGTGCGCCCGTCGAGCTCGAACGAACGCGCCGCGGGCACGTTCTTGGCTATCAGGCGGTCGAGCACCCCCGGCGCGAGGGCCGTGACGAGGGTGGCGTTCGACGGGACCGGCGGCGCGGGCCTCCCGGCCGCCACCAGCTGAGCCTTGAGCTCCGACCCGAGCATGGTGGCGGCGTAACCCTTCGCGGCGAGCGTCTCGATGGTGTCCTCGTAGAGCGCCACGCCGGGCAGGCCGAGGGCCTGGTAGCGGCGGCCCAGCTCCAGGCTGGTGACGCCGATCATGTCGCCCTGGGTGGCCAACGCCTGCTCGTCCATGACGATGGCGACCGCCTCGCGGCTACCCTCCGCCGCCACGCGGCGAGCCGCCAGCACGGCGGCCGGGACGAGCGCCAAGACCACGACCGCCCATAGGAGGCGGTCGGCGACCGTGCTCCTGGGGGGCCGGTAGCTCAAGCCCTACCCCTTCCGTGGCGCCGCAGGTAGGCGTCGACGTGATCGACCAGGACCTCGAGCGCCACCCGGTTCTTGCCGCCCTCCGGCAGGATCAGGTCCGCGTACTGCTTGGTGGGCTCGACGAACAGGTCGTGCATCGGTTTCACCGTGCGCCGGTACTGGGCGATCACCGACTGGGCGCTGCGGCCACGCTCCTCGACGTCTCGTTCGAGGCGCCTGATGAAGCGCTCGTCGGGGGGCGCGTCGACGAACACCTTGAGCTGCATCCGCTCCCTCAGGTGGGGGTCGAACAGGACGAGGATGCCCTCGACGATGATGATGGGTGCCGGGGCGAGGCGCAGGGTGGCGTTGGAGCGGTCGTGCTGAGCGAAGTCGTAGACCGGGCGCTCGACCGACTCCCCGGCGGCGAGTCTGTCGACGTGCTGCACGAGGAGTTCCGTGTCGAACGCGCTCGGCTCGTCGTAGTTCGTGAGGACGCGGGCCTCGAACGGCATGTCGCCCTGCGCGCGGTAGTAGGCGTCCTGCGGCAGCAGGAGGGCGTTGCCGGGTCCCGCCTCGGCCAGGAGCGCCTTGGCGACGGTCGTCTTGCCTGACCCGGTGCCCCCCGCCAGCCCGATCACCTTCGGGCGTTCCGTCATCGCTCCTCGGCGGTGGTCGTGGCGCCGGCGGCGGCGCCCGGTCGCCCGGCCGCGCGCTGCGCGGCCGCGCGCTGCGCAGCGGCGCGGATGAAGCCCGCGAACGGTGGGCTCGGGCGCATGAGGCGCGACTTGAACTCGGGGTGCGACTGCACCCCGAGGAAGAACGGGTGACCCGGCAACTCGATCGACTCGACCAGGCCCCGCCCGCGGCCGGCCATCCCAGGCGTGACCCCGCCGATGACGAGGCCCGCGCCCGTGAGGCGCTCCACGTAATCCGGGTTCACCTCGTAGCGGTGCCG
Above is a window of Trueperaceae bacterium DNA encoding:
- the udk gene encoding uridine kinase; the encoded protein is MTERPKVIGLAGGTGSGKTTVAKALLAEAGPGNALLLPQDAYYRAQGDMPFEARVLTNYDEPSAFDTELLVQHVDRLAAGESVERPVYDFAQHDRSNATLRLAPAPIIIVEGILVLFDPHLRERMQLKVFVDAPPDERFIRRLERDVEERGRSAQSVIAQYRRTVKPMHDLFVEPTKQYADLILPEGGKNRVALEVLVDHVDAYLRRHGRGRA